The sequence below is a genomic window from Kitasatospora kifunensis.
CCGGGTTGGTCACGAACAGGTCGTCACCGACCAGCTGGACCTTGGCGCCCAGCTTGTCCGTCATGGCCTTCCAGCCGTCCCAGTCGGACTCGTCCAGCGGGTCCTCGATGGAGACCAGCGGGTAGCTCTCGACCAGGTCGGCGTAGTACTCGATCAGCTCGGCGGCGGACAGCGGCTTGCCCTCGAACTGGTAGGCGCCGTCCTTGTAGAACTCGGAGGCGGCCACGTCCAGCGCCAGCGCGACGTCCTTGCCGGGCACGTAGCCGGCCTTCTTGATCGCCTCGGTGATCAGGTCCAGCGCCTCGCGGTTGCTGTCCAGGTTCGGCGCGAAGCCGCCCTCGTCGCCCAGCCCGGTGGACAGGCCGCGCTCCTTCAGCACGCCCTTGAGCGTGTGGTAGACCTCAACACCCCAGCGCACGGCCTCGGAGAAGGACTCCGCGCCGATCGGCGCGATCATGAACTCCTGGATGTCGACGTTGGAGTCGGCGTGCGACCCACCGTTCAGGATGTTCATCATCGGGACCGGCAGCACGTGCGCGTTCGGGCCGCCCAGGTAGCGGAACAGCGGCAGGTCGCTGGCCTCGGAGGCAGCGTGCGCGACGGCGAGCGAGACGCCGAGGATCGCGTTGGCGCCCAGCGAGGACTTGTCCGGGGTGGCGTCCAGGTCGAGCATCGCCTGGTCGATCAGCCGCTGCTCGGTGGCGTCGTAGCCGACCAGCTCCGGGCCGATCTGCTCGATGACGGCGAGGACGGCCTTCTCAACGCCCTTGCCGAAGTAGCGGTTCTTGTCACCGTCGCGCAGCTCGAGCGCCTCGAACGCGCCGGTGGAGGCGCCGGACGGGACAGCGGCACGGCCGGTGCTGCCGTCGTCGAGACCGACCTCGACCTCGACCGTGGGGTTGCCGCGCGAGTCGAGAATCTCACGGGCGACGACGACATCAATGGACGGCACGAGGCATCTCCTAGACGGAAAGCGGTGGTCGAGGGTGGCGACCTGCGGACGTGGAACGGAGTCGTTACGACCAGAGCCTAACCGCACCGACCGCCCGGGCCGTCCAGCCCTGGGTCCCGTCTCACGGTGTGGCTCGGCTACCCGCGAGTAGTTCACCTGAATGCGCGCGGAGCGTCGATTGCGACGCTCCGCGCGCATCGCACTCGCGAGGAGAGTGCCGCGAGCGGCCCGCAGGTCAGCTCAGGTGCAGCTGCTGACCGGGCATGATCAGGTTCGGATCGCCGCCCACCGTCGAGTGGTTGGCCTGGTAGAGCTGCTGCCAGCCGCCGCTCAGGTGCTGGGCCTGGGCGATGGTGGAGAGGGTGTCACCGGCCTGCACGGTGTAGGCGTGGCCCGATCCGCTCGGCGCGGCAGCGGGAGCGGGAGCGGACCTGACCGGGGCGGGGGCCTGGGGCGCGACCGGGGCCGGAGCCTGGACGGGCGCCTGGGCCGGGGCGGCGAACTGGTTGTACACGCTCTGGTGACTGGTCCAGTACCAGCCGCCGTTGTTCTGGTACCAGAACACCTTGCCGGCCGCGTCCCAACCGGCCTGACCCGGGAAGCTCGGGGCGGCCGACTGCTGAGACTGCGTCTGCTGCGGGGCCGCGGGCTTCGTCGGCTGGGCCTGCTGGGCCGGTTGCGCGCTCTGCTGCTGGGCCGAGGACGAACCGGCGCCGGCGTCGACGCCCGCCGGGGCACTGCCCTTGCTCAGGCCCGCCTTGACGGAGCAGACCGGCCAGGCGCCCGGACCCTGGTCCGCCAACACCCGCTCGGCGACCGAGATCTGCTGGGCCTTGCTGGCCTGGTTGGCCTGCGCGGCGTACTGGGTGCCGCCGTAGGCGGCCCAGGTCGAGGAGGTGAACTGCAGGCCACCGTAGAAGCCGTTGCCGCTGTCGATCGACCAGTTGTTGGTGCTCTCGCAGTTGGCGACCTGGTCCCAGACCGAGACCGGCGCGGCGTGCGCGCTGGTCGCGGTGAGCAGCGGAACCGCCAGACCGACGCCGGCCACGCCGGCCGCGGCGATCGCCTTCTCGGTCTGGGTACGGCGGCGGTGCCGGCCATTGCCAGTGAGCAGCATGAGTTTTTCCCTCTCCGCACGCCTGCGAGGTGAGCTGTCGGGTTCGGACCCGTGAGGTTGGCCCGGCCGCTGACGCGGCTTCACCCCTAGCCGTGGGAGACGGCAGAAAATCCTGGGTCCCCCGCCCCTGCCCAAGGTGTCGGTCGGTGTCCCGGCGGCGCGGAGGGCAGGACTCGGCGTACCGCGCGCTGGGGTTCGCAGCAGCGAACTCCAGGGAGGGTAGGCAGATTGACGGACCAATCACAAGCGCATATCGCGTACATCACATGAGAATTACGGACTGCGGTCGATCGCCTACCAACTGGTCTTGTTTGTCCTGGTTGATGGTCATTCAGACTGCCCTGAGCGGCGCGTTTCGACACGCCGTCAGAGCTGTCGCTCCGTCACCTCGCCTGGCAGTTCGGGGGTAAACGAAACAGGGAGTTCGCGCAGGCCACGCATGATCAGACCGCCGCGCCAGCGCAGCTCGCCGGGCTCGGCGGCGAGCTGGAGATCGGGCAGCCGGGTCAACAGGGTGGCCAGTGCCCGCTGCCCCTCGAGACGGGCCAGCGGGGCGCCGATGCAGTAGTGGATGCCGTGCCCGAAGCCGAGGTGCGGATTGTCCCGGCGGGCCAGGTCCAGGGTGTCCGGCTGGTCGAACTTGGCCGGGTCCCGGTCGGCGGCCGCCAGGACCACCAACACCGGGTCACCGACCGGGATGTCCACCCCGCCGATGCTCAGCGGCGCGGTGGCGAACCGCCAGGTGGCCAGCTCCACCGGGCCGTCGTAACGCAGCAGCTCCTCGACGCCGGTGGCCAGCAACTCGCTCTCGCCGCGCGCGATCGACTCCTGCAACCTGGCTCGCTGGGCCGGCTGGTTCATCAGCGTGTACAGACCGTTGCCGATCAGGTTGACCGTGGTCTCGAACCCCGCGAAGAGCAGGATGAACGCCATCGCCGCGGCCTCGTTCTCGGTGAGGTGCTCACCGTGGTCGCTGGCCCTGATCAGACCCGAGATCAGGTCGTCGCCGGGATCGGCCCGCTTGCGGTGGATCAACTCGGCCAGGTAGGTCCGCATCCGCTTGACCGCCCGCGCCACCCCGCCGCGCGGGCCGCCGCCATGTCGGATCATCATCCCGGCCCAGTCGCGGAAGTCGTCCTGGTCCTCGGCCGGCACCCCGAGCAGGTCGCAGATCGCGTAGATCGGCAGCGGGAAGGCGAACTCGTGGATCAGGTCGGCCGAGCCGCGGGCCGCGAAGGAGTCGATCAACCGGTCCGTCAGCTGCTGCACCCGGGGCTCGAACTCGGCCACCCTGCGCGGGGTGAAGGCCTTGGAGACCAGGCGGCGCAGCCGGGTGTGGTCGGGCGGGTCGATGTTCAGCAGATGCGTCATCAGGTCCGCCTGCCGCTCCCCCGGGATCCCCACCCGCCCCGTGCGGTGCGCCTGTTCACTGTGGTGCGCGGGATTCTTGGAGAGCCGGGCGTCGGCCAGCGCCTGCCGGGCGTCCACGTACCGGGTCACCAGCCAGGCGTCAACCCCGCTCGGCAACGTGGTGCGGTGCACCGGCGCGTGTTCGCGCAGCCAGGCGTACGCCGGGTAGGGGTCGGCCGCGAACTCCCAGGTGAAGAGGGGAGGCGGGGGTGAATCAGGCTGGTGGGGCATGTCTTGACCGTATCCGGTCGCCGGGAGGAGTGAGTCTGGTCACCTGACGGGTAATCCCTGTTGCGGAGGGTCAGCTGGAGCCTACGATCCTCCGATACGTGGTTGGCGGGCGCGCCGGTGCGGCGGTGCCCCCAGGGAGGAGCAGGCCATGCGAGTAGCCGGGGCAGTGGTGGTCATCGCGGTACTCAACGGCGGCGACGGCGACGGACCGGCCCGCCGGTTCGCCGCGGCGGGCGCCGCCGGGCTGCTGATCGCCGACCCCCGGGTCGGCGTGGCCGAGGACCTGGCCACCGCCCTGGACCGGATCGGCTGCCCGGTGATCGGGGTCAGCTCCGACATCCACCAGCCCAGCGACATCGCCGCGCTGGTGGACACCGCCGAGAAGCACCTGGGCCCGATCGACCTGTTCTGCGTGGCCGGGCCCGACGGCGAGAAGATCGTCGCGCTGGCCGAGCTGCCCGGCCAGCTCGACCGCCTCGCCGAGCTGCTCGACCCGCTGGGCGAGGCGATCGGCGCGGCCCTGGGCGAGGCCGTCCCGCCGCAGCGCCGGGCCGCTGTGGGCGGACCCGCTCAGCTCGCCTGACGCGGCGCTAGGGCCGCGTCAGGCACTGAGCCCCTCGGCCGCCCGTACCGCCTCCCGGTAGGCGCGCGCGGCCGCCCGCAGCGCCGCGTCCGGGTCCACCTTCGCGTCGTGGGCCCGCTGCACCACGGCCAGCAGCAGCGCGCCCACCGACTCCTCGGTCAGCTCGGCCGGCAGTGCGTACGGTGCGTCGGCCACGCCGGTGAAGTCGGCCCGGCGCACCCGGGAGACCAGCTTGGCCGCGTACGCCAGCGCCGGCAGCCCCGCCGGGACACCGTCCAGGACCGACTCCCGGTCCTGCTTCTCGGCGGCCTTGAGCGCCTCCCAGTTGGCCTCCACCTGGTCGGTGGTGCTCGCGTCCGAGTCACCGAAGACATGCGGGTGCCGGTACATCAGCTTCTCGACGAGATCCCCGGCCACCTCGTCGATGGAGAACGGGTCCTCGGGGTGCTCCTCGGCGATCCGGGCGTGGAAGAAGACCTGGAGCAGCACGTCGCCCAGCTCCTCGCGCAGCGTCTGGCGGTCCTCCTCCTCGATCGCCTCGACCAGCTCGTAGGCCTCCTCCACCAGGTACTTCACCAGCGAGGCGTGGGTCTGCTCGGCGTCCCACGGGCAGCCGCCCGGCGAGCGCAGCCGGTCCATCACCGCGACCAGGTCGAGCAGCCGGGCGCCGGGCAGGTCGTAGGAGCCCGGCAGCAGCTCGATCTCGGGTGCCTGGCCCGCCTGCTCGACAGCGATCCTGGCCAGTGCGTCGGTCAGCCCCGGGTCGCCGTCCTGGCTGCCCAGGAAGAGCACGGGAGCACGCTCGACCAGCAGCCGGGCCAGCGCCGGGGCGCTGGCCCGCTCCACCGGCTCGACCGTGACGCCGGCCTGGGCGAGCGCGGGCAGCTGGGGGTGCGCCGGGTCGGCGACCAGCACCACCGGCGCGGCGTGCAGCGCCGACCAGGCCGGCCAGCTGAGCAGGCCGGGAGCGACGCGGTGGGTCGTGGTGAGCAGGGTCAGCTTCGGGGCGTCGTTCGGGGTGTCCACACCCCGAACCTACCGCCCCGGGCAGGCGGGACGGGTCCTGGCCCTGACCGGTCAAGGGCCGGCGGGTGGGTCAGGAAGCGGCACCGGACTGGGGCAGCCAGTCTTCGGCGGGGCTGTTCAGCACCGACTGCTGGATGTCCCAGCTGCCGTAGCGCGGGTTGACCGTCACCTTGAGCTCGGTGGCGGCCTCGGCGAGGATCTGATGGATCGTCTTGTTGCCGTCGGTCGTACCGAGTTGCTGCCCACTGAGGGCGACCAGCTTCTGCAGGCCGATCTGCTCGCGGTAGAACCCGTCGATGTCCTGCGCCGGCACCGCGTGCTTGAGCAGCAGCATCTGCTCGAGCCCGGCCTCCCCGTCCCAGGCCTGCACCTGGTCGGCACGGAGCTGGGCGACCTCGGTGTCGCTGACGGACAGCTGGTGCTGGGCCAGCGCGTAGTCCACCACGTCGCTGAAGACCATCCCGGAGACCGTCGCCCCCACCAGGCCCGCCTGCTCCTGGTACTGGCCGGCCGGCAGCTCGGCGGCCTGGGTGCGGAACTCGGCCACCCGGGCCTCGACCGCGGCCTCGGTGATCCGGTCCTTGCCCACCAGGGCGGCGGCCCCCGGGTGTGGCGCCTGCCCCCCGCAGCCGCTGAGCAGCACCGCCGCCAGCAGCGCCCCGGCGGCGGGCAGCAGGCGGCGGACCGACCCGCGCGCGGGGCGGGCAGCGCGGACGGCGCGAGCGGGACGGGCGGCGACAGGGCGGTGGGCGGAGCGGCTACGGATCACGCGGGGCCTCCCGGGCGGGGCTGCGGCGGCGTCTGACTCCTGACGGGACACGAGAATAGAGAGCCCGCCTACCCGTTGCCCAGATGTTGCACCGAACGAGTGAGCGCGAACAGGTGATCTGACTGATCATCAGAAGCAGTGCGGCTCAACGCTGCTGCGGATTCCAGGTCGGCGCCTGCGCCGGGTAGGAGGGCCAGCTTCCGGTCCGCGGATCCAGCGGCTGCGGGACGGGCGGCTGCGGCTGGGACCGGGGCTGGAGCGGCGGCTGCGGACCGGTGCGGCGGTGGTGACTCAACTGGTCGAGGTGCTGCCGCAGTCGGAGCACGTCCGGGTGGTGCGGACCGAGCCGCGGCTCCCGGTCGAAGAGCAGCGCGAGCAGCCAGTCCCAGGCCTCCCCGCTCTCCCCCGAGCCGGCCAGCAGCAGCCCGATCCGCTCCCGCAGGTCGAAGCAGCGCGAGGGGTCGACGTCCTGCCCCTGGGTCAGTCGCGCGGTGTGGTCGGCCAGCAGGGCCCGGTACTCGGCCAAGGCCTCGGCCGTGCGCCCCAACTGCTCCAGGCAGGCGGCGGCCTTGCGGCGGTGGTCCAGGGCCTGCGGGTCACGCGGGCCGCCGTCGGCGGCAGCGCCGGCCGCGAGCAGCTGGTACTCGGGCAGCGCGGCGCGGTACTGCCCCTCCTGGAGCAGGGTGCGCGCGTAGATCGTGCGCAGCGTGCGGACCAGCGGCGCCCTGTCGCCGTGCGCGGCGCGGGCGCGTGGGAGCAGCCGCCCGGCGAGGTCGATCACCTCGGCGTAGCGGTGGGCGGCGAGCAGGTCGGAGACCTGACCGCAGGCGGCGACGAGATCGCCGGGATCGGCGTAACCGGTTTGGCCGACGGGACCGGCGGGCGGCTCGGCGGTGCGTACGGGCACGGGCGGCGTCACCGGCACGGGCGGCGCGGCGGCCCCGCTGACCCCACTGGCCCCACCGGCCCCACCCGGCAGCGGCTGGTGCGGGTGGCGGAACGGGCCGGTCGGATCCGGCGGCGACCCGTACGCCGCAGGCGGCTCGTCCGCCGCCACCCCGGCCCAGGCCCCGGGCAGCAGCGGACGCAAGCGCTGGAAGACCGCCTGCGCGTCGGGCGGACGCGCGGCCGGCGGCTTGGCCAGCAGGTCCAGCACCAGCGCCTCCAGTCCCGCCGGCACCCCGGGCCGCAACTGCCGCAGCGGTACCGGCGCTTCGTCCACCTGGCAGCGCAGCACCCCGAGCGCGGTCGCCGCCCGGAACGGCTCCTGGCCGGCCAGCATCTCGTGCAGCAGGCAGCCCAGCGCGTACAGGTCGCTGCGCGCGTCCACCGCCCCGGAGAGGGCCTGCTCGGGTGCCATGTAGGAGGGGCTGCCGATCGGCACGCCGGTCATGGTGAGCCGGGTGTGCTCGCCGTCCAGCGCGGTGGCGATGCCCAGGTCGAGGAGCACCACCCGGCCGTCCGGACGGACCATCACATTGCTCGGCTTCAGATCCCGGTGCACCACCGGAACGGCGTGCACCACCGAGAGCGCCGTGCAGATCTGCGCGGCCACCGCGACCGCCCACGGGACCGGGAACGGAGCCTGCTCGGCGATCAGGTCGCCCAGCCCGATGCCGGGCAGCCGCTGCATCACCAGGTAGAGCTCGCCCGCGTCCTCACCCGCGTCGAAGACCGTGACCAGGCCGGGGTGGTCGAGGCCGGCGGTGATCCGGCACTCGCGCAGGAACCGCCGCCGCAGCTCGGCGCGGCGCTGCTCGATCTGCGAGGTGCCCTCACCGGCGAGCAGCGCGTCGGTGCGCAGCAGCTTCACCGCGACCCGCCGGTCGAGCCGCTCGTCGTAGCCGGCCCAGACCTGGCCCATCCCGCCGTGTCCGATCTTCTCGGCCAGCCGGTACCGGCCGCCGATCACCCGGGCCTGCGGCGCACTCACCGCCCGCCGCCCTCGGCCTGCCGGCGCAACAGCTCACCGAGCTGCTGCAACTCGTCGACCGGCGCGGAGACGGGCTGCTGCGGCGGCAGCTGGTATTCCGGCGGGGGCGGCGGCGCCCAATATCCGGGGAGCGGCACCGGGGCCAGGACCGGAGCCGGCCCGCCCCACACGCGCCGGCGGTCCATCAGCAGGAAGTGCGTCGGCGCCCCGAGGATCAGCAGCACCATGGTCCCCGCCCCGAGCCCGTTGGCCACCGTCGCGTGCTTGTCATCCCCCGCGACCACCGCGCAGACGAACATCAGCAGCGACAGCGCCCCGACCACCACCGCCCCGAGCACGTCCGCCCGCCGCCTGCGCCGCACCGCCAGCGCCACCGCGGGCACGAACCCGAGCAGCCCCGCCGTCAGCACCGCCACCAGGCAGAGCAGCACCTTGACGACCACCCCGAACGGACCCTTCGGCGGCGCCGGCAACACCGGCCCGAACTGCCCGGGAAACTGGCCAGCCATGCGTATCCGCCCCCACGCGAAGAAGTCCCCCACCGACCATCGCGCCCACGTTACCGCCCACCGCCACCACCCCGACCAGCACGGACCGGACCGCTACCGCTCTGTGATCATGACGGGCGATCACGACGGGCGATCACGACGGGCCTCAGGTCGGCCGCGCCGCCGCCCCGCTCGAACCGCCCGGCGTGTTGACGGCTTGGACGACGGCCGCCTTCGGATCATCGGACGCAGGCACGCGTCCCCCGCGTGGCGAGCGACCGAGGGCGAGGAAACGGACATGTTCGAAGACAGCAAGGCATTCAGCAGCTTCTCCGCGAACGATCTCGACCAGGCCAAGCAGTTCTACGGCGAGACCCTGGGACTGAAGGTCACCGACCTGACCATGGAGGGGCGCTACCGGCTGCTGCGCCTCCAGCTGCCCGGCGGCGGCGAGGCGCTGATCTACCCGAAGCCGGACCACGCCCCGGCCTCGTTCACCGTCCTCAACTTCCAGGTGGCGGACGTCGAGCAGGCGGTCGACGAGTTGGCCCGGCGCGGGGTGCGGTTCGAGCGGTACCCCGGGCTGGAGGCGGACGAGAAGGGGATCTTCCGGGGCGGCGGCCCGCACATCGCCTGGTTCACCGACCCGGCGGGGAACATCCTCTCGGTGCTGCAGAACACATAGGACGACTCACCCCACCGTCAGTCCGCCGTCCGCCAGGCCGTCCGTCAGGCCCTGGGCCAACTGCCGCCCCAGCTCCTCGGCCTGGCGTAGGCCGACCGCGAAGGCGGCGATCCGGCCGAAGGCCTCGCCGAGCTCGCGCTGGGCCGTGAGCGGCAGCCGCGGCACCTGGACGCGGCGGACGTCCAGGCGGGAGGTGGTGGAGGCGTGGCTGCTGGCGGAGCGCGCGCCGGCGGTGGAACGCAGGCGGCCGGCCAGGAACTCGGGGTCGAGCAGCGCCGGGTCGGGGCGCAGCAGGTGCAGGCGCGGGCCGAGGGCCGCGCCGTCGGCCGGGTCACCGGGGTGGACGACCAGCGCGCTGCCGCCGCCCAGGGCCGGGACCAGGACGTCGCCCGGGCGGGCGAGCAGCGCGCTCGCCTCGGCCTGGTCGGGACTCTGGGCCAGCGCGGCGCTCGGGCGGCGGCCGGTGACGAGGTCCTGGTCGGTGAGCACGGGCGTGGCCGACGGGTCCTCGGCGAGTGGCCGCAGCGCCGGCCCGCTGCCGGAGGAGAACACCTCCAGGGCGCCGCTACGGGCGAGTTCGCCGATGGTGGTCATCGGCACGGCAGGGCCGTCGGCGACCTCGGTGACGGTCGGCAGCAGCTGGTCCGACTCGGCCAGCGAGGCCAGCAGTTCGCTCAGCCGTCCACGCAGCCCGGCCAGCGCCGAGGCACCGCCCGCCGCGGTCGGCGGTGGCAGGTGACGGGCCGGGGACAGGTCGGTGTCGTCGTCGAGCAGCTCGATCGAGTCCAGGACCCGGTAGACGCCCGGCCGCTGCGCCACCTCGGCGCCCCCGTCGAAGTCCTGCCAGCCGTCCAGCACCGTGCGGTGCAGGGTCGGCCAGTCGAACTGCTCGGGCTGGGTGGCGGTTGCGTCCAGCAGCAGCAACTGGCGTACGGGCGAGGGCTCCTGCGGGTCGGGGCGGCGCAGCAGCCACAGGTGGAGCGGCACTCCGTAGGGCGGCGCCGCGCCTGCCGGCAGCGCCAGCACCGCGCGCAGCGCGCCGGTGCGCAGGAGTTCGGCGCGCAGCCGGCGGCCCGAGCGGCGGGAGGCCACGGTGGGCGGCAGCAGCAGCGCGGTCAGGCCGCCGGGGCGGGTGTGCGCCAGGCAGTGCAGCAGCCAGGCCAGTTCGGGCTCGGCGCGCGGCGGCGTCTGGTCGAAGAGCCAGCGCGGGTCGTAGCGCAACTCCTCGTGTCCCCAGTCCCGTTCGTTGTACGGCGGGCGGCAGAGCACCGCG
It includes:
- the eno gene encoding phosphopyruvate hydratase, with translation MPSIDVVVAREILDSRGNPTVEVEVGLDDGSTGRAAVPSGASTGAFEALELRDGDKNRYFGKGVEKAVLAVIEQIGPELVGYDATEQRLIDQAMLDLDATPDKSSLGANAILGVSLAVAHAASEASDLPLFRYLGGPNAHVLPVPMMNILNGGSHADSNVDIQEFMIAPIGAESFSEAVRWGVEVYHTLKGVLKERGLSTGLGDEGGFAPNLDSNREALDLITEAIKKAGYVPGKDVALALDVAASEFYKDGAYQFEGKPLSAAELIEYYADLVESYPLVSIEDPLDESDWDGWKAMTDKLGAKVQLVGDDLFVTNPARLAQGIETGTANALLVKVNQIGSLTETLDAVELAQRNGYRCMMSHRSGETEDVTIADLAVATNCGQIKTGAPARSERVAKYNQLLRIEEILDDAAEYAGRAAFPRFRFADQ
- a CDS encoding LysM peptidoglycan-binding domain-containing protein → MLLTGNGRHRRRTQTEKAIAAAGVAGVGLAVPLLTATSAHAAPVSVWDQVANCESTNNWSIDSGNGFYGGLQFTSSTWAAYGGTQYAAQANQASKAQQISVAERVLADQGPGAWPVCSVKAGLSKGSAPAGVDAGAGSSSAQQQSAQPAQQAQPTKPAAPQQTQSQQSAAPSFPGQAGWDAAGKVFWYQNNGGWYWTSHQSVYNQFAAPAQAPVQAPAPVAPQAPAPVRSAPAPAAAPSGSGHAYTVQAGDTLSTIAQAQHLSGGWQQLYQANHSTVGGDPNLIMPGQQLHLS
- a CDS encoding cytochrome P450 family protein, whose product is MPHQPDSPPPPLFTWEFAADPYPAYAWLREHAPVHRTTLPSGVDAWLVTRYVDARQALADARLSKNPAHHSEQAHRTGRVGIPGERQADLMTHLLNIDPPDHTRLRRLVSKAFTPRRVAEFEPRVQQLTDRLIDSFAARGSADLIHEFAFPLPIYAICDLLGVPAEDQDDFRDWAGMMIRHGGGPRGGVARAVKRMRTYLAELIHRKRADPGDDLISGLIRASDHGEHLTENEAAAMAFILLFAGFETTVNLIGNGLYTLMNQPAQRARLQESIARGESELLATGVEELLRYDGPVELATWRFATAPLSIGGVDIPVGDPVLVVLAAADRDPAKFDQPDTLDLARRDNPHLGFGHGIHYCIGAPLARLEGQRALATLLTRLPDLQLAAEPGELRWRGGLIMRGLRELPVSFTPELPGEVTERQL
- a CDS encoding MazG family protein codes for the protein MDTPNDAPKLTLLTTTHRVAPGLLSWPAWSALHAAPVVLVADPAHPQLPALAQAGVTVEPVERASAPALARLLVERAPVLFLGSQDGDPGLTDALARIAVEQAGQAPEIELLPGSYDLPGARLLDLVAVMDRLRSPGGCPWDAEQTHASLVKYLVEEAYELVEAIEEEDRQTLREELGDVLLQVFFHARIAEEHPEDPFSIDEVAGDLVEKLMYRHPHVFGDSDASTTDQVEANWEALKAAEKQDRESVLDGVPAGLPALAYAAKLVSRVRRADFTGVADAPYALPAELTEESVGALLLAVVQRAHDAKVDPDAALRAAARAYREAVRAAEGLSA
- a CDS encoding serine/threonine-protein kinase; amino-acid sequence: MGQVWAGYDERLDRRVAVKLLRTDALLAGEGTSQIEQRRAELRRRFLRECRITAGLDHPGLVTVFDAGEDAGELYLVMQRLPGIGLGDLIAEQAPFPVPWAVAVAAQICTALSVVHAVPVVHRDLKPSNVMVRPDGRVVLLDLGIATALDGEHTRLTMTGVPIGSPSYMAPEQALSGAVDARSDLYALGCLLHEMLAGQEPFRAATALGVLRCQVDEAPVPLRQLRPGVPAGLEALVLDLLAKPPAARPPDAQAVFQRLRPLLPGAWAGVAADEPPAAYGSPPDPTGPFRHPHQPLPGGAGGASGVSGAAAPPVPVTPPVPVRTAEPPAGPVGQTGYADPGDLVAACGQVSDLLAAHRYAEVIDLAGRLLPRARAAHGDRAPLVRTLRTIYARTLLQEGQYRAALPEYQLLAAGAAADGGPRDPQALDHRRKAAACLEQLGRTAEALAEYRALLADHTARLTQGQDVDPSRCFDLRERIGLLLAGSGESGEAWDWLLALLFDREPRLGPHHPDVLRLRQHLDQLSHHRRTGPQPPLQPRSQPQPPVPQPLDPRTGSWPSYPAQAPTWNPQQR
- a CDS encoding VOC family protein; translation: MFEDSKAFSSFSANDLDQAKQFYGETLGLKVTDLTMEGRYRLLRLQLPGGGEALIYPKPDHAPASFTVLNFQVADVEQAVDELARRGVRFERYPGLEADEKGIFRGGGPHIAWFTDPAGNILSVLQNT
- a CDS encoding HsdM family class I SAM-dependent methyltransferase yields the protein MPPSPEVTAVEIARLAGVGRAAVSNWRKRHADFPQPVGGSEASPTFALPQIEEWLRRQGKIAELPLLERCRQQLDALRDPVGNPGAPLLPAGAFLLLLHRAPQRWAALAGEPDTRLALALPRAVAEVVDAELGGAALALLEPPTLYGSTQLELCRLLAELAQEQGAAAAYESLLATSRQSGQLPPEAAALLVALAGAPSSVLDPSCGLGAVLLAAPADAVRYGQERDPATAGAALLRLALRAPADAQRPLPLYLAVGDALRADADPTLLADAVLCRPPYNERDWGHEELRYDPRWLFDQTPPRAEPELAWLLHCLAHTRPGGLTALLLPPTVASRRSGRRLRAELLRTGALRAVLALPAGAAPPYGVPLHLWLLRRPDPQEPSPVRQLLLLDATATQPEQFDWPTLHRTVLDGWQDFDGGAEVAQRPGVYRVLDSIELLDDDTDLSPARHLPPPTAAGGASALAGLRGRLSELLASLAESDQLLPTVTEVADGPAVPMTTIGELARSGALEVFSSGSGPALRPLAEDPSATPVLTDQDLVTGRRPSAALAQSPDQAEASALLARPGDVLVPALGGGSALVVHPGDPADGAALGPRLHLLRPDPALLDPEFLAGRLRSTAGARSASSHASTTSRLDVRRVQVPRLPLTAQRELGEAFGRIAAFAVGLRQAEELGRQLAQGLTDGLADGGLTVG